The genomic segment GGGCAACTCTGTGTTGATGAAACTGTTTTCTGCAAATTCATATGTTCACACTgattatcttatgtatttatatttatcgtgcttttaaaaatattatttttttctttatcatattgtgttttttttgtggtgCATTGGATCTCGagcaacaattatttcgttctcctttacacttgtgtattggaaatgacattaaacaatcctgaatcttcaATCTTTGAATGATTATACTTTTACACGCATTGTTCACTTCAGTGAAGAAAGTCTCTGCACAGAGTTTAAAATGAAGAGATAAAATAGCAGTATTAAGACAAATTGTTAATCAAGCTAATTGCATTGTGTGTTGCATGCATTTCATCTTTCCAGTGAACTTATCTCCATCTCATTTACTTGCACTTGAATTACAGGGTCTGCAATTAATATCTTCCCCTTCCTCTGTTATAAGGAATGCATACTAGTTCAGTTTATACACGGTTTCTGTCCATGGAAATGCCCTAAAACGTACAAATGAACCTTGATCAAATACCTTAAATTTATGCATAatactctcactcactcactctctctctctctctctttcagacacacacatacacacacatacacaaaacaCATAATTAGAAGGAGATAAATGTTTTTTATTACTGCACGCAATGAAAAAGTCAAGTATATAAAATGACTCTAATTTATAATCCttagaaaagttttttttttaaaaaagatgcgAGATTTCCATACTTACTTGGATCCAAGTGCAGCTTATCTGCGTTTGGCTCAACCTCTCCATTATTTTCAGAAAAGGAAATCTCGGCCAGACGTTTATCACCGGGAGATGGTCCACAAGGATAATCTGAGAGGGCTAACGTGTGTGTTTCAAACGTGGTGCAGTCATTCCTGCGGGCAGCTGCGGGCTCAGGTTTGATACCGTAGTGTCTACTGGAAGGTAACCCGGGGAAGGACAAGGTTCCCGGCATGGGATCTAGCCAGGAGCGCATGTACCTACCATCAGGCGTAGCGGCAATAGGTGCCTGGTGCATGTATGGGTGATAAACGGCGGGCATATTGGCAGAACTCTGAGCATGAACCGGGTTCCAGGACGTGCTGAACACGGTCGCTTTAGATTGGAAGTTACATGGGGAAAAATCGGGGTGCTCAGCAAGAGGTGCCTGCCTGGAAGACTGAGCCAATGGACCCGAGGCATATCTGGACGACAGCAGATCCTCGTTTTCATGCATTATAAGAGAGTCGACATAATAATTGCTGATAGTCCCCGATGTCGACATTCTCGGCAAAGACACAGCAAGCTCCTCTGAAAATATGAAAGAGCAGATTTCAATATAACAACTTACCGCCGGGACAAGTACAGTCCGCTAATATGGTGCAAGCGCACTTCCACGCCATTGGATAAATTACCCACGTGATTCAAAAAACAACAATAAAATATAAATCAATCCGCAGCTTGTAGCGGGGTCAATCTTTTATagtcataattttatatagcAAGTTCATATGTTTTTTTATGCAAAGGGATATAATTTCTTCTATATAAACCCGTCGATTTGTTTCTGGCAACTGAAATGTGAAAAAATATTCGGTTGTATTTCTTTTCTTAGGGGACTACTTTATATCATAATCAATCTTCCCATCTGAAGCTCGTTTTTTTTTAACGAACACCTTATAATCGTTAACCTTCTCATAAAATATTATGGAAAGAGTGAAATTATAAACTGCATAAAAACAACAAAGAATCTGTGTTCGGGCAGGTATTTATTATTCATGCTTGGTAAAAACTAAAATTCAAATACATTTTTAACAAATAATAATTGTTAACGAAGTTTTAAAGACTACCCCTGAGAAGTGGCGTGTG from the Hemitrygon akajei chromosome 20, sHemAka1.3, whole genome shotgun sequence genome contains:
- the LOC140713860 gene encoding homeobox protein Hox-A9 isoform X1, whose product is MKSEVHYRIFKPIEELAVSLPRMSTSGTISNYYVDSLIMHENEDLLSSRYASGPLAQSSRQAPLAEHPDFSPCNFQSKATVFSTSWNPVHAQSSANMPAVYHPYMHQAPIAATPDGRYMRSWLDPMPGTLSFPGLPSSRHYGIKPEPAAARRNDCTTFETHTLALSDYPCGPSPGDKRLAEISFSENNGEVEPNADKLHLDPNNPSANWLHARSTRKKRCPYTKHQTLELEKEFLFNMYLTRDRRYEVARVLNLTERQVKIWFQNRRMKMKKINKERPKDDR
- the LOC140713860 gene encoding homeobox protein Hox-A9 isoform X2 encodes the protein MSTSGTISNYYVDSLIMHENEDLLSSRYASGPLAQSSRQAPLAEHPDFSPCNFQSKATVFSTSWNPVHAQSSANMPAVYHPYMHQAPIAATPDGRYMRSWLDPMPGTLSFPGLPSSRHYGIKPEPAAARRNDCTTFETHTLALSDYPCGPSPGDKRLAEISFSENNGEVEPNADKLHLDPNNPSANWLHARSTRKKRCPYTKHQTLELEKEFLFNMYLTRDRRYEVARVLNLTERQVKIWFQNRRMKMKKINKERPKDDR